A single Micromonospora sp. CCTCC AA 2012012 DNA region contains:
- a CDS encoding S8 family serine peptidase: MSQPRNRSRRTSAALFASVLAAGAMTVGGGAATASAAPATTPDASQPTAVEALGAHDAKLLDEAEAKHAPTVTLIIAARKGSAKKVADGLKGLGASVSQRYDQVGYLLAKVPTAKVLKAAMLPGVSAVDLDETIKLPDPAPEAAPAGAKTAEQGETLAGPGTDTGAVNPYMPTNETGAESFKAAHPEWDGRGVTIGIMDSGIDLDQPALQTTTTGERKIVDWVTATDPLEDATWRAMITQVTGPSFTVGTTTWTAPAGTYRFNTFRESITAGSDPAGDVNRDGDTTDSWGILYDPVTHDIRVDVNQNRDFTDDAVMRPYKEKFQVGHFGTDNPDTAVREQMPFVVEYREKVDTTPVGGPGLVDYVNIGIIEATHGTHVAGITAANGMLGNSAFNGAAPGAKLVSARACSWGGGCTAAALTTGMVDLVVNRKVDVVNMSIGGLPALNDGANARANLYNTLINTYGVQMFISAGNSGPGLNTVGDPSVATDVVSVAASVSKDTWLANYGSVVRKDNALFNFSSRGPREDGGFKPSITAPGSAISTAPTWQPGGPVAEAGYPLPPGYQMLNGTSMASPQATGAAALLLSAGKAKGQAVTPAALRRAIYTAAKPIAGVPTYAQGYGMFDVNGAWNLLDAGVQTRTYTSEAPVCTELSQNLTKYNPASGAFEPNPNVGTGIYNRCAADRGGQKVKESRYYEVKLTRTSGPNKGIAHNVAFRGNDGTYSAPAVVWLPLNKTVTVKVKAKPLTTGAHGAIMTVDDPATSTVDFEVATVVVASNPVTAPDFAFSAEGSVDRNSFTSYFVTVPQGAGALQVNLSGIATGSQTRFIAFNPYGVPVESTASTGCYTNFSDAAVCKPQERDYQNPIPGVWEIEVESRRTSPTLDNPFQLQARVQGVTVEPAVVELPSVTAGTPSEVSWGLTNTFGPVQVTGVGGPLASVRTERPTIAEGASQEYLVDVPAGATSFTARIGNTADLGADLDLFVFLGTTEVGRSADGDSEEAVTLKNPAAGTYRVRIDGYAVNGPGTSTAYDYRDSFSAAALGSLSAPATPLALANGATATLTGTVTALSAPAAGRELYGDLAVTTVEGAVVGRGSVAIGAVN, translated from the coding sequence GTGAGTCAACCCCGCAACCGGAGCCGGCGTACCTCTGCCGCGCTCTTCGCCTCGGTCCTGGCGGCCGGCGCCATGACCGTCGGGGGAGGCGCCGCCACCGCGAGCGCAGCCCCCGCCACCACCCCCGACGCCTCACAGCCGACCGCCGTCGAGGCGCTGGGCGCGCACGACGCCAAGCTCCTCGACGAGGCGGAGGCCAAGCACGCCCCGACCGTCACGCTGATCATCGCCGCCCGGAAGGGTTCGGCCAAGAAGGTCGCGGACGGGCTCAAGGGCCTCGGCGCCTCGGTCAGCCAGCGCTACGACCAGGTCGGCTACCTGCTGGCCAAGGTCCCCACGGCCAAGGTCCTCAAGGCCGCCATGCTGCCCGGCGTCTCGGCGGTCGACCTCGACGAGACGATCAAGCTCCCCGACCCGGCCCCGGAGGCCGCGCCGGCCGGCGCGAAGACCGCCGAGCAGGGCGAGACCCTGGCCGGTCCGGGTACGGACACCGGTGCGGTCAACCCGTACATGCCGACCAACGAGACGGGCGCGGAGTCCTTCAAGGCCGCCCACCCGGAGTGGGACGGCCGCGGCGTCACCATCGGCATCATGGACTCGGGCATCGACCTGGACCAGCCGGCGCTGCAGACCACCACCACCGGTGAGCGCAAGATCGTCGACTGGGTCACCGCCACCGACCCGCTCGAGGACGCCACCTGGCGCGCGATGATCACCCAGGTCACCGGCCCGTCCTTCACGGTCGGTACGACCACCTGGACCGCGCCGGCCGGCACCTACCGGTTCAACACCTTCCGCGAGTCGATCACCGCCGGCAGCGACCCGGCCGGTGACGTCAACCGCGACGGCGACACCACTGACTCCTGGGGCATCCTCTACGACCCGGTGACGCACGACATCAGGGTCGACGTGAACCAGAACCGCGACTTCACCGACGACGCGGTGATGCGGCCGTACAAGGAGAAGTTCCAGGTCGGCCACTTCGGCACGGACAACCCCGACACGGCGGTGCGCGAGCAGATGCCGTTCGTCGTGGAATACCGCGAGAAGGTCGACACCACCCCGGTCGGCGGCCCCGGCCTGGTCGACTACGTGAACATCGGCATCATCGAGGCGACCCACGGCACGCACGTCGCCGGCATCACCGCCGCCAACGGCATGCTCGGCAACAGCGCCTTCAACGGCGCGGCCCCCGGCGCCAAGCTGGTCTCCGCCCGGGCCTGCTCCTGGGGTGGCGGCTGCACCGCCGCGGCGCTCACCACCGGCATGGTCGACCTGGTGGTCAACCGCAAGGTCGACGTGGTCAACATGTCGATCGGTGGCCTCCCGGCGCTGAACGACGGTGCGAACGCCCGCGCCAACCTCTACAACACGCTGATCAACACGTACGGCGTGCAGATGTTCATCTCCGCCGGCAACTCCGGCCCGGGCCTGAACACCGTCGGCGACCCCTCCGTCGCCACCGACGTGGTCAGCGTCGCCGCGAGCGTCAGCAAGGACACCTGGCTGGCCAACTACGGCTCGGTGGTCCGCAAGGACAACGCCCTGTTCAACTTCTCCTCGCGCGGCCCGCGTGAGGACGGCGGCTTCAAGCCGAGCATCACCGCCCCCGGCTCGGCGATCTCCACCGCGCCGACCTGGCAGCCGGGCGGCCCGGTCGCCGAGGCCGGCTACCCGCTGCCTCCGGGCTACCAGATGCTGAACGGCACCTCGATGGCCTCCCCGCAGGCCACCGGTGCCGCCGCGCTGCTGCTCTCGGCCGGCAAGGCCAAGGGCCAGGCCGTCACCCCGGCCGCGCTGCGCCGGGCCATCTACACCGCCGCGAAGCCGATCGCGGGCGTTCCGACGTATGCCCAGGGCTACGGCATGTTCGACGTGAACGGCGCGTGGAACCTGCTGGACGCGGGCGTGCAGACCCGGACCTACACCTCCGAGGCGCCGGTCTGCACCGAGCTGTCGCAGAACCTGACGAAGTACAACCCGGCCTCGGGTGCCTTCGAGCCGAACCCGAACGTGGGCACCGGCATCTACAACCGCTGCGCCGCCGACCGGGGTGGACAGAAGGTCAAGGAGAGCCGCTACTACGAGGTCAAGCTGACCCGTACCAGCGGCCCGAACAAGGGCATCGCGCACAACGTGGCCTTCCGGGGCAACGACGGCACCTACAGCGCCCCGGCCGTCGTCTGGCTGCCGCTGAACAAGACCGTCACCGTCAAGGTCAAGGCCAAGCCGCTGACCACCGGCGCGCACGGCGCGATCATGACCGTCGACGACCCGGCCACCTCGACGGTCGACTTCGAGGTCGCCACCGTCGTGGTCGCCTCCAACCCGGTCACCGCCCCGGACTTCGCCTTCTCCGCCGAGGGCTCGGTCGACCGGAACAGCTTCACCTCGTACTTCGTCACCGTGCCGCAGGGCGCGGGCGCGCTCCAGGTGAACCTGTCGGGGATCGCCACCGGTTCGCAGACCCGGTTCATCGCCTTCAACCCGTACGGCGTCCCGGTGGAGAGCACCGCGAGCACCGGCTGCTACACCAACTTCTCCGACGCCGCCGTCTGCAAGCCGCAGGAGCGGGACTACCAGAACCCGATCCCGGGTGTCTGGGAGATCGAGGTCGAGTCCCGCCGGACCTCGCCGACGCTGGACAACCCGTTCCAGCTCCAGGCGCGGGTGCAGGGCGTCACGGTCGAGCCGGCCGTGGTCGAGCTGCCGTCGGTGACCGCCGGTACGCCCAGCGAGGTGAGCTGGGGCCTGACCAACACCTTCGGCCCGGTCCAGGTGACCGGCGTCGGCGGCCCGCTGGCCAGCGTGCGCACCGAGCGGCCGACCATCGCCGAGGGCGCGAGCCAGGAATACCTGGTGGACGTTCCGGCGGGGGCGACCTCGTTCACCGCGCGGATCGGTAACACCGCCGACCTGGGCGCCGACCTGGACCTGTTCGTCTTCCTCGGCACCACCGAGGTCGGGCGTTCGGCCGACGGCGACTCGGAGGAGGCGGTCACCCTGAAGAACCCGGCCGCCGGCACCTACCGGGTGCGGATCGACGGCTACGCCGTCAACGGTCCGGGCACCAGCACCGCGTACGACTACCGGGACTCGTTCTCGGCGGCGGCGCTGGGCTCGCTCTCCGCGCCGGCCACCCCGCTGGCCCTGGCCAACGGTGCCACCGCCACCCTCACCGGTACGGTGACCGCCCTGTCGGCGCCGGCCGCCGGCCGGGAGCTCTACGGCGACCTGGCCGTCACCACCGTCGAGGGCGCGGTCGTCGGCCGCGGCTCCGTCGCGATCGGCGCGGTCAACTGA
- a CDS encoding 4-hydroxy-3-methylbut-2-enyl diphosphate reductase, with the protein MTEAQATPRTGKRVLLAKPRGYCAGVDRAVQTVEEALKLYGAPIYVRKQIVHNKHVVQTLEAKGAIFVEENEEVPEGATVIFSAHGVAPEVYEQARERSLRAIDATCPLVTKVHQEAKRFAAEDYDILLIGHEGHEEVIGTAGEAPAHIQLVDGPDGVDKVTVRDPNKVVWLSQTTLSVDETLETVARLKTRLPLLQSPPSDDICYATSNRQHVVKEIAPECDVVIVVGSRNSSNSVRLVEVALDAGARAGHLVDFAHEIQDEWLTGADTVGVTSGASVPDELVQDVLAHLAERGFTGVEEITTANERLTFSLPQELKRDMKAAASARG; encoded by the coding sequence GTGACTGAGGCTCAGGCGACTCCCCGGACCGGCAAGCGCGTGCTCCTGGCCAAGCCCCGCGGCTACTGCGCGGGCGTGGACCGGGCGGTGCAGACCGTCGAGGAGGCGTTGAAGCTCTACGGTGCCCCGATCTACGTCCGCAAGCAGATCGTGCACAACAAGCACGTCGTGCAGACCCTGGAGGCCAAGGGCGCGATCTTCGTGGAGGAGAACGAGGAGGTGCCCGAGGGCGCCACCGTCATCTTCTCCGCGCACGGCGTCGCCCCCGAGGTCTACGAGCAGGCCAGGGAGCGCTCGCTCCGGGCGATCGACGCCACCTGTCCGCTGGTCACCAAGGTGCACCAGGAGGCCAAGCGGTTCGCCGCCGAGGACTACGACATCCTGCTGATCGGCCACGAGGGGCACGAGGAGGTCATCGGCACCGCCGGTGAGGCCCCCGCGCACATCCAGCTGGTCGACGGGCCCGACGGCGTCGACAAGGTCACCGTGCGCGACCCGAACAAGGTCGTCTGGCTCTCCCAGACCACCCTGTCGGTCGACGAGACGCTGGAGACGGTGGCCCGGCTCAAGACGCGGCTGCCGCTGCTCCAGTCGCCGCCCAGCGATGACATCTGCTATGCCACCTCCAACCGGCAGCACGTGGTCAAGGAGATCGCCCCGGAGTGCGACGTGGTGATCGTCGTCGGCTCCCGGAACTCCTCCAACTCGGTCCGGCTGGTCGAGGTGGCCCTCGACGCGGGGGCCCGCGCCGGGCACCTGGTCGACTTCGCCCACGAGATCCAGGACGAGTGGCTGACCGGCGCTGACACGGTGGGCGTCACCTCCGGCGCCAGCGTCCCCGACGAGCTGGTCCAGGACGTGCTCGCCCACCTCGCCGAGCGGGGCTTCACCGGCGTCGAGGAGATCACCACCGCCAACGAGCGGCTCACCTTCTCGCTGCCGCAGGAACTCAAGCGGGACATGAAGGCCGCCGCGTCCGCGCGCGGCTGA
- the xseA gene encoding exodeoxyribonuclease VII large subunit — protein sequence MSEAGQGGRSTSEEPWPVRVVSQKVGAWIARLGWVWVDGQVAQISRRPGASTVFLTLRDPSADLSLTVTTNRDVLDAGAPELREGARVVLHAKPEFYAARGTLSLRADEIRQVGLGELLARLEKLKKLLAAEGLFDRSRKRRPPFLPGRVGLITGRASAAERDVLTNARRRWPAVEFRTVNVAVQGPSAVPQIVDALKVLDADPTIDVIVLARGGGSIEDLLPFSDEALCRTVFACRTPVVSAIGHETDAPLVDYVADVRASTPTDAAKRIVPDLTEEVRLIGQARSRLERAVRNLVDRESHRLDLLRSRPVLARPQVMVDQRAAEVTALRDRAGRCLDHRLGAAADDLRHTLARLRALSPAATLDRGYAIVQRADGHVVRAASEVTGGDPLRVRLAEGELSATVDG from the coding sequence GTGAGTGAGGCGGGGCAGGGCGGGCGGAGCACGTCGGAAGAGCCGTGGCCGGTGCGGGTGGTCAGCCAGAAGGTGGGGGCCTGGATCGCGCGGCTGGGCTGGGTGTGGGTCGACGGGCAGGTGGCGCAGATCAGCCGGCGGCCCGGTGCCAGCACCGTCTTCCTCACCCTGCGCGACCCGTCGGCCGACCTGAGCCTCACCGTCACCACCAACCGGGACGTGCTCGACGCCGGCGCGCCGGAGCTGCGCGAGGGTGCCCGCGTGGTGCTGCACGCCAAGCCCGAGTTCTATGCGGCCCGGGGCACGCTGAGCCTGCGCGCCGACGAGATCCGCCAGGTCGGCCTCGGTGAGCTGCTCGCCCGGTTGGAGAAGCTCAAGAAGCTGCTCGCCGCCGAGGGACTCTTCGACCGGTCCCGCAAGCGTCGCCCACCCTTCCTGCCGGGCCGGGTCGGGCTGATCACCGGCCGCGCCTCGGCCGCCGAGCGGGACGTGCTGACCAACGCCCGGCGACGCTGGCCGGCGGTGGAGTTCCGGACGGTCAACGTCGCGGTGCAGGGGCCGAGCGCCGTACCGCAGATCGTCGACGCGCTGAAGGTGCTCGACGCGGACCCGACCATCGACGTGATCGTCCTGGCCCGGGGCGGCGGGAGCATCGAGGACCTGCTGCCCTTCTCCGACGAGGCGCTCTGCCGGACGGTCTTCGCCTGTCGTACGCCGGTGGTCAGCGCGATCGGTCACGAGACGGACGCGCCGCTGGTCGACTACGTCGCCGACGTACGCGCCTCCACCCCGACCGACGCGGCGAAGCGGATCGTCCCCGACCTCACCGAGGAGGTCCGCCTGATCGGTCAGGCCCGGTCCCGGCTGGAGCGGGCCGTCCGCAACCTGGTCGACCGGGAGTCGCACCGTCTCGACCTGCTCCGCTCCCGGCCGGTGCTGGCCCGCCCGCAGGTGATGGTCGACCAGCGGGCCGCGGAGGTGACCGCGCTGCGCGACCGGGCCGGCCGCTGCCTCGACCACCGGCTCGGCGCCGCGGCCGACGACCTGCGGCACACGCTGGCCCGGCTGCGGGCCCTCTCCCCCGCCGCCACCCTCGACCGGGGCTACGCGATCGTCCAGCGCGCCGACGGTCACGTGGTCCGCGCGGCGTCCGAGGTCACCGGCGGCGACCCGCTGCGGGTACGCCTCGCCGAGGGTGAGCTCTCCGCCACCGTCGACGGCTGA
- a CDS encoding exodeoxyribonuclease VII small subunit, translated as MTDEKKDERLSYEQARAELASVVERLEAGGTSLEESLALWERGEQLAAICQRWLDGARARIDAARQRAEE; from the coding sequence ATGACTGACGAGAAGAAGGACGAACGGCTCAGCTACGAGCAGGCCCGCGCCGAGCTGGCCTCGGTGGTGGAGCGGCTGGAGGCCGGCGGCACGTCGCTGGAGGAGTCGCTGGCGCTCTGGGAGCGCGGCGAGCAGCTGGCGGCGATCTGCCAGCGTTGGCTCGACGGCGCCCGGGCCCGGATCGACGCCGCCCGCCAGCGCGCCGAGGAGTGA
- a CDS encoding DUF4245 domain-containing protein, producing the protein MEPAQPADRVPADATPPDGQPPVPPTAGPDPGEPALVEPTPARLADAGDPALVEPVDGPARGGASTHPAVSGDQPAPPARREKGRAERSPKDMALSLLVLLVPIALLLAFYRGFLGGDEPTTVDPAPAVAEARSANAFPVSQPDGLGSDWRTVSARYQTADGGATLRIGYVTPEGRGAQLVQSNVPADRLLKTELSGGQPQGPAALPGGSWQRYTARGNEQALVLLEPNRTVIVIGDAGEAELRRLAGSLR; encoded by the coding sequence GTGGAACCCGCACAGCCAGCCGACCGCGTACCCGCGGACGCGACCCCGCCGGACGGCCAGCCGCCGGTCCCGCCGACCGCCGGGCCGGACCCCGGCGAACCGGCCCTGGTCGAGCCGACCCCCGCGCGCCTCGCCGACGCCGGGGACCCGGCGCTCGTCGAACCCGTCGACGGCCCGGCCCGGGGTGGGGCCAGCACCCACCCGGCCGTCTCCGGCGACCAGCCCGCGCCGCCCGCCCGGCGGGAGAAGGGGCGCGCCGAGCGGTCACCCAAGGACATGGCGCTGTCGCTGCTGGTCCTGCTGGTCCCGATCGCGCTGCTGCTCGCCTTCTACCGGGGCTTCCTCGGCGGTGACGAACCCACCACCGTCGACCCGGCGCCGGCGGTCGCCGAGGCCCGGTCGGCCAACGCCTTCCCGGTCAGCCAGCCCGACGGCCTCGGCTCCGACTGGCGCACCGTCAGCGCCCGCTACCAGACCGCCGACGGCGGCGCGACGCTGCGGATCGGCTACGTGACGCCCGAGGGGCGCGGTGCCCAGCTCGTGCAGAGCAACGTGCCCGCCGACCGGCTGCTGAAGACCGAGCTGAGCGGCGGGCAGCCGCAGGGCCCGGCCGCCCTGCCCGGGGGGAGCTGGCAGCGGTACACCGCCCGCGGCAACGAGCAGGCCCTCGTGCTCCTCGAACCGAACCGCACGGTGATCGTGATCGGCGACGCGGGGGAGGCCGAGCTGCGTCGGCTCGCCGGCTCACTGCGCTGA
- the glpX gene encoding class II fructose-bisphosphatase, with translation MTNTRTRIPQDLDRNLALDLVRVTEAAAMAAGRWVGRGDKEGGDGAAVDAMRKLINSIPMRGVVVIGEGEKDNAPMLFNGEEVGDGTGPEVDVAVDPVDGTTLMSKGMPNALAVLAVSERGAMFDPSAVFYMEKLAVGPMYADVVDINAGVTENIRRIAKVKGTDVSEVTVCVLDRSRHDDLVKEVRRTGAGIRFISDGDIAGSIAAARGESDVDVLMGIGGTPEGIISACALKCMGGAMQAKLWPRDAQEREKALAAGHDLDRVLLTDDLVTGDNCFFVATGVTSGDLLRGVRYRAGGAYTQSIVMRSKSGTIRVIDSYHRLEKLALYSAVDFDGRPLAEQE, from the coding sequence ATGACGAACACCAGGACGCGGATCCCCCAGGATCTCGACCGCAACCTTGCCCTCGATCTGGTCCGGGTCACCGAGGCCGCGGCGATGGCCGCCGGCCGGTGGGTCGGCCGGGGCGACAAGGAGGGCGGCGACGGGGCAGCCGTCGACGCCATGCGCAAGCTGATCAACTCGATCCCGATGCGGGGCGTCGTGGTGATCGGCGAGGGCGAGAAGGACAACGCCCCGATGCTCTTCAACGGGGAGGAGGTCGGTGACGGCACCGGTCCCGAGGTGGACGTGGCGGTGGACCCGGTCGACGGCACGACCCTGATGAGCAAGGGCATGCCGAACGCCCTCGCGGTGCTCGCGGTCTCCGAGCGGGGCGCGATGTTCGACCCGAGCGCGGTCTTCTACATGGAGAAGCTCGCCGTCGGCCCGATGTACGCCGACGTGGTCGACATCAACGCGGGCGTGACCGAGAACATCCGGCGGATCGCCAAGGTGAAGGGGACCGACGTCTCGGAGGTCACCGTCTGCGTGCTGGACCGGTCCCGCCACGACGACCTGGTCAAGGAGGTCCGGCGTACGGGGGCGGGCATCCGGTTCATCTCCGACGGCGACATCGCCGGCTCGATCGCCGCCGCCCGGGGTGAGTCCGACGTCGACGTGCTGATGGGCATCGGCGGCACGCCCGAGGGGATCATCTCCGCGTGCGCGCTCAAGTGCATGGGCGGGGCGATGCAGGCCAAGCTTTGGCCGCGGGACGCGCAGGAGCGGGAGAAGGCGCTCGCCGCCGGGCACGACCTGGACCGGGTGCTGCTCACCGACGACCTGGTCACCGGGGACAACTGCTTCTTCGTGGCGACCGGGGTGACCTCCGGCGACCTGCTGCGCGGGGTGCGGTACCGGGCCGGTGGGGCGTACACCCAGTCGATCGTGATGCGCTCCAAGAGCGGCACGATCCGGGTGATCGACTCGTACCACCGGTTGGAGAAGCTGGCGCTCTATTCGGCGGTCGACTTCGACGGCCGTCCCCTGGCCGAGCAGGAGTGA
- a CDS encoding DMT family transporter produces the protein MTATGTTAPPTLSTSRRIAGVGLATASGVAVAVQSRINGELGVRLADGIAAAVVSFGLGLLVLLVLVPATPGGRRGLATLRTALRAGSLRPWQCLGGVCGAFLVATQGLTIGTLGVAVFTVAVVAGQSGSSLLVDRAGVGPLGRQPVTPARLTGAVLTVLAVLLAVGDRLGDPGALALAVLPLLAGVGIAWQQAVNGRVRGAAGSALTATLVNFAVGTLALLVTFAVDLAVRGRPAGAFPSEPWLYLGGPIGIAFIALAAAIVRFTGVLLLGLATIAGQVVGAVLLDLVLPTAASHPGPATLAGAALTMVAVLVAALGSRR, from the coding sequence GTGACCGCGACCGGGACGACGGCTCCCCCCACGCTGTCGACCTCGCGGCGGATCGCCGGCGTCGGGCTGGCCACCGCCTCCGGGGTCGCGGTGGCCGTGCAGTCCCGGATCAACGGCGAACTGGGCGTACGACTGGCCGACGGGATCGCCGCCGCGGTGGTCTCGTTCGGGCTGGGCCTGCTGGTGCTACTGGTGCTGGTGCCCGCCACCCCGGGTGGCCGGCGGGGGCTGGCCACGCTGCGGACCGCCCTGCGCGCGGGGTCGCTGCGCCCGTGGCAGTGCCTGGGCGGGGTGTGCGGCGCCTTCCTGGTGGCCACCCAGGGGCTGACCATCGGCACGCTGGGCGTGGCCGTCTTCACGGTGGCGGTGGTGGCCGGGCAGTCCGGCAGCAGCCTGCTCGTCGACCGGGCCGGCGTGGGCCCGCTGGGTCGGCAGCCGGTCACCCCGGCCCGGCTGACCGGCGCGGTGCTGACCGTGCTGGCGGTGCTGCTGGCGGTCGGTGACCGGCTCGGTGACCCGGGTGCCCTGGCGCTGGCCGTGCTGCCGTTGCTGGCGGGGGTGGGCATCGCCTGGCAGCAGGCGGTGAACGGGCGGGTCCGGGGGGCCGCCGGTAGCGCGCTCACCGCCACGCTGGTCAACTTCGCCGTCGGCACCCTGGCGCTGCTGGTCACCTTCGCGGTCGATTTGGCGGTGCGTGGCCGCCCGGCCGGCGCGTTCCCGTCCGAACCGTGGCTCTATCTGGGCGGTCCCATCGGCATCGCCTTCATCGCGCTGGCCGCCGCCATCGTCCGTTTCACCGGGGTGTTGCTGCTCGGCCTGGCCACCATCGCCGGTCAGGTCGTCGGTGCCGTGCTGCTGGATCTGGTGCTGCCGACGGCGGCCTCCCACCCCGGTCCGGCGACCCTGGCCGGGGCGGCGCTGACCATGGTCGCGGTGCTCGTCGCCGCCCTCGGCTCCCGTCGGTAG
- a CDS encoding NAD-dependent epimerase/dehydratase family protein: protein MSLHVIVGAGPVGTATARLLADRGDRVRVVTRRGTGLAHPGVERVAADAADADRLATLTEGAAALYNCANPAYHRWPTDWPPLAAALLTAAERTGAVLATVGNLYGYGPVDGPMTEATPLASTGTKGQVRNRMWTDALAAHRAGRARVTEVRGSDYLGTGANSLTSMIIPRVLAGRRAVVPVDLAAPHSFTYVPDVARTLVTAATDERAWGRAWHVPSAPAVSVRELAARTAALAGAPAPKLSRLPYAAVWLAGLVNPMARELRETAYQFDRPFLLDSTAFTATFGVAPTPLDDALTEVIAGLRTPVAAGR, encoded by the coding sequence ATGTCGCTGCACGTGATCGTCGGCGCCGGCCCCGTCGGCACCGCCACCGCCCGCCTGCTCGCCGACCGGGGCGACCGGGTCCGGGTGGTCACCCGGCGCGGCACCGGCCTCGCCCACCCCGGCGTCGAGCGGGTCGCCGCCGACGCCGCGGACGCCGACCGGCTCGCCACGCTGACCGAGGGCGCGGCGGCGCTGTACAACTGCGCGAACCCGGCGTACCACCGCTGGCCGACCGACTGGCCGCCGCTCGCCGCCGCGCTGCTCACCGCCGCCGAGCGGACCGGCGCCGTGCTCGCCACCGTCGGCAACCTCTACGGGTACGGCCCGGTCGACGGCCCGATGACCGAGGCCACCCCGCTCGCCTCCACCGGCACCAAGGGGCAGGTGCGCAACCGGATGTGGACCGACGCGCTGGCCGCCCACCGGGCCGGTCGGGCCCGGGTCACCGAGGTGCGCGGCTCCGACTACCTCGGCACCGGGGCCAACTCGCTGACCAGCATGATCATCCCCCGGGTGCTCGCCGGGCGGCGGGCGGTCGTACCGGTCGACCTGGCCGCGCCGCACAGCTTCACGTACGTGCCGGACGTCGCCCGTACCCTCGTCACGGCCGCCACGGACGAGCGGGCCTGGGGACGGGCCTGGCACGTGCCCAGCGCGCCGGCCGTCTCCGTGCGGGAGCTGGCGGCGCGGACGGCGGCCCTGGCCGGCGCGCCCGCGCCGAAGCTGAGCCGGCTGCCCTACGCCGCGGTCTGGCTCGCCGGGCTGGTCAACCCGATGGCGCGCGAACTGCGGGAGACCGCCTACCAGTTCGACCGGCCCTTCCTGCTGGACTCGACCGCCTTCACCGCCACCTTCGGCGTCGCGCCCACCCCGCTCGACGACGCCCTGACCGAGGTGATCGCCGGCCTGCGGACGCCGGTCGCGGCCGGACGCTGA
- a CDS encoding TetR/AcrR family transcriptional regulator, protein MVAHTIRARVRAGMMDEIKAVARRHLATDGANLSLRAVARDMGMVSSAIYRYFPSRDDLLTALILEAYAALGDAVETADTGVDRADLRGRWHAVCGAARRWALDHPAEYALIYGSPVPGYAAPDDTVAPAQRPPEVLIGILRDGLATGRLTPPDEELPEPVRADLAEIADGLFPGLAESLLARGMAGWTQLFGLISFELFGRLNRAVPHRDEYFDHQTGLMADLIGLPRDA, encoded by the coding sequence ATGGTCGCCCACACGATCCGCGCCCGCGTCCGCGCCGGAATGATGGACGAGATCAAGGCCGTCGCCCGCCGCCACCTGGCCACCGACGGCGCCAACCTCTCCCTGCGGGCGGTCGCCCGGGACATGGGCATGGTCTCCTCGGCCATCTACCGCTACTTCCCCAGCCGGGATGACCTGCTCACCGCGCTGATCCTCGAGGCGTACGCGGCGTTGGGTGACGCGGTGGAGACGGCCGACACCGGTGTCGACCGCGCCGACCTGCGCGGACGCTGGCACGCGGTGTGCGGCGCGGCCCGGCGCTGGGCGCTCGACCACCCGGCGGAGTACGCCCTGATCTACGGCAGCCCGGTCCCCGGCTACGCCGCCCCCGACGACACCGTCGCGCCGGCCCAACGCCCCCCGGAGGTGCTGATCGGCATCCTCCGCGACGGCCTCGCCACCGGCCGGCTCACCCCGCCCGACGAGGAACTGCCCGAGCCGGTCCGCGCCGACCTGGCCGAGATCGCCGACGGCCTCTTCCCCGGCCTGGCCGAGTCGCTGCTGGCCCGGGGCATGGCCGGCTGGACCCAGCTCTTCGGGCTGATCAGCTTCGAGCTGTTCGGCCGGCTGAACCGGGCCGTCCCGCACCGCGACGAGTACTTCGACCACCAGACCGGCCTGATGGCCGACCTGATCGGCCTCCCCCGGGACGCCTGA